The DNA sequence GGAATTGACATTCTTCGACCACGAAACCGAAGCTCCTGTAGGAAAAATCGCGATTGAAATTGCCGATAATGAACAGGAGACCACGCAGGGCTTGATGTACCGGAAGTTTATGGAAGAAGATCAGGGCATGCTGTTTCTTTTCGATTCTATGGAGCCCAGATCCTTTTGGATGAAAAACACCCATATCTCTCTGGATATCATCTATGTAGATGAGTACTACCGGATTGTATCCATCGCCAAGCAAACTACGCCATACAGTGAAATTTCGATTCCTTCAGAGGCACCCGCTCAATATGTAGTGGAAGTGAATGCAGGCTATTGCGACCGTCACGGCATCCAAAAAGGAGATCGAGTTCAGTTTAATCGTATACCCGCCCAATAATCGCGCATTGTGTCGGACACTCGACACCCCGGAATTACCGGTTGCGATAACTTTCAAACATAGATGCAGATTTGTGCGTCTGAACGTTTTTTGGGTTGCTGCAAAAGGGCATCTTTCGCGTTGGGGCGTGAAGATGCCCGTCTTTTTGGAGAATGACTAGTTTTGCATCAGGCCCCAAATCCAATTCGCCAAAGCTTCCTCGACCTCATAGAAACCGCTTT is a window from the Pontibacter sp. G13 genome containing:
- a CDS encoding DUF192 domain-containing protein; translation: MRNKIVIYIGVGLMGLALLAFLFVSPNPGASQNAKPATTTAVQGFEPPFVQEGELTFFDHETEAPVGKIAIEIADNEQETTQGLMYRKFMEEDQGMLFLFDSMEPRSFWMKNTHISLDIIYVDEYYRIVSIAKQTTPYSEISIPSEAPAQYVVEVNAGYCDRHGIQKGDRVQFNRIPAQ